The Medicago truncatula cultivar Jemalong A17 chromosome 4, MtrunA17r5.0-ANR, whole genome shotgun sequence genome includes a region encoding these proteins:
- the LOC11439149 gene encoding methylecgonone reductase: METKKVPEVVLNSGKKMPMIGFGTGTTPPQQIMLDAIDIGYRHFDTAALYGTEEPLGQAVSKALELGLVKNRDELFITSKLWCTDAQHDLVLPALKTTLKNLGLEYVDLYLIHWPVRLKQDAESLKFKKEDMIPFDIKGTWEAMEECYRLGLAKSIGVSNFGVKKLSILLENAEIAPAVNQVEMNPSWQQGKLREFCKQKGIHVSAWSPLGGYKLSWGSPTVMENPILHEIAEARKKSVAQIALRWIYQQGAIPIVKSFNKERMKQNIEIFDWELNQEELDKISQIHQSRFQKAEIFVSDNGPYKTLEELWDGDV, translated from the exons atggaaacaAAGAAAGTTCCAGAGGTGGTACTAAATTCAGGGAAAAAGATGCCAATGATAGGCTTTGGAACAGGAACAACTCCTCCTCAACAAATTATGCTTGATGCTATTGACATTGGCTACAGACATTTTGATACTGCTGCTCTTTATGGTACTGAAGAACCTCTAGGCCAAGCTGTGTCAAAGGCTTTAGAGCTAGGCCTCGTTAAAAATCGCGATGAACTCTTCATTACTTCCAAGTTATGGTGTACTGATGCTCAACATGACCTTGTTCTCCCAGCTCTCAAAACCACCCTCAA AAATCTGGGATTGGAGTATGTTGATCTCTATTTGATTCACTGGCCAGTAAGGTTGAAACAAGATGCTGAaagcttaaaatttaaaaaggagGATATGATTCCCTTTGATATAAAAGGAACATGGGAAGCTATGGAAGAATGTTATAGATTGGGCCTAGCAAAGTCTATTGGTGTCAGTAACTTTGGTGTCAAAAAGCTCTCCATACTCTTAGAAAATGCCGAAATCGCTCCTGCAGTTAATCAG GTGGAGATGAACCCATCATGGCAACAGGGGAAACTAAGAGAATTCTGCAAGCAGAAAGGAATCCATGTGAGTGCATGGTCACCACTAGGAGGATACAAACTAAGTTGGGGTTCGCCTACAGTGATGGAGAATCCAATTCTGCACGAAATTGCAGAGGCTAGAAAGAAGAGTGTAGCCCAG ATAGCACTAAGATGGATATACCAGCAAGGGGCAATTCCCATTGTGAAAAGCTTCAACAAGGAAAGGatgaaacaaaacattgaaatatttgattggGAATTGAACCAAGAAGAATTAGACAAAATCAGTCAGATTCATCAAAGCAGATTTCAAAAGGCAGAAATATTTGTATCTGATAATGGACCTTACAAAACCTTGGAAGAGCTGTGGGATGGTGATGTTTGA
- the LOC11439660 gene encoding cysteine protease RD19A → MNHRNQTFMLFSVLFLFFSVDLAFSMPKDREDPIIQQVVDKGGAEYQFNEFKQRFGKVYSSKDEHDYRFNVFKSNLHRAKRHGIMDPSATHGVTRFSDLTPREFRNSILGLKGVGLPRHAKAAPILSTENLPRDFDWREKGAVTPVRNQGFCGSSWSFSTIGALEGAHFLSSGELVSLSEQHHVDCDHEYIQKYGGLMRVEDYTYYKTNTARSVAANFSSISVDDNQITANLVKHGPLAAAINAVYMQTYVGGISCPYICTRRLDLGVLLVGYGSGAGADMKEKEKPYWIVKNSWGETWGENGYYKICRGRNICGVDSMVSTVAAAHTTTQ, encoded by the exons ATGAATCATCGTAACCAAACTTTCATGCTGTTCTCTGTCCTTTTCCTGTTCTTCTCTGTCGACTTGGCATTCTCGATGCCGAAGGATAGAGAAGATCCAATAATCCAGCAGGTGGTCGATAAGGGAGGAGCTGAGTATCAATTTAATGAATTCAAGCAAAGGTTTGGTAAGGTTTATTCCTCCAAAGATGAACATGATTATAGGTTCAACGTCTTCAAGTCTAACCTTCACCGTGCTAAGAGACATGGGATAATGGATCCTTCAGCAACTCATGGTGTTACAAGATTCTCCGATCTTACTCCGAGGGAGTTTCGTAATAGCATCTTGGGATTAAAAGGAGTAGGGTTACCGAGACATGCAAAAGCTGCACCTATTCTTTCGACCGAGAACCTTCCTCGTGATTTTGATTGGAGAGAAAAAGGAGCGGTTACCCCGGTTAGGAATCAG GGTTTCTGCGGTTCAAGTTGGAGTTTCAGTACGATTGGTGCACTCGAAGGTGCTCACTTCCTCTCTAGCGGAGAACTTGTGAGTCTTAGCGAGCAACATCATGTTGACTGTGATCACGAGTACATTCAAAAATATGGTGGGCTGATGCGAGTGGAGGACTATACTTATTATAAGACAAACACTGCACGATCGGTGGCGGCAAATTTCAGTTCTATTTCGGTTGATGACAACCAAATCACCGCCAATCTCGTTAAACATGGACCTCTTGCTG CTGCAATAAACGCGGTATACATGCAGACATACGTGGGAGGAATATCATGCCCATACATATGTACAAGGAGGCTGGATCTTGGAGTTTTGCTTGTGGGGTATGGTTCTGGAGCTGGAGCTGATatgaaggagaaggagaagccGTATTGGATCGTTAAAAACTCGTGGGGTGAGACCTGGGGAGAGAACGGATACTACAAGATTTGCAGAGGACGAAATATCTGTGGAGTGGACTCAATGGTTTCTACTGTGGCTGCTGCTCACACTACTACTCAGTGA
- the LOC11440203 gene encoding methylecgonone reductase has protein sequence MEINKVPEVILNSGKNMPMIGLGTSTSPSPPHEVLTSILVDAIKIGYRHFDTASIYNTEEPLGQAVSKALELGLVKNRDELFVTSKLWCTDAHHDLVLPALKSTLKNLGLGYVDLYLIHWPVRLKQDVEGHNFKGEDTIPFDIKGTWESMEDCYRLGIAKSIGVSNFGIKKLSMLLENAEIAPAVNQVEMNSSWHQGKLREFCKQKGIHVSAWSPLGGYKLSWGSPAVMENLILRKIAEARKKSVAQIALRWIYQQGVIPIVKSFNKERMKQNIEIFDWELNQEELDKINQIPQCRLLKAEMFVSDNGPYKSLEELWDGDP, from the exons ATGGAAATAAACAAAGTTCCAGAGGTGATACTAAATTCAGGGAAAAATATGCCAATGATAGGTTTAGGGACATCAACAAGTCCCTCTCCACCACATGAAGTCCTCACCTCAATTTTGGTTGATGCCATTAAAATAGGCTACAGGCATTTTGATACTGCTTCTATCTATAATACTGAAGAACCTCTAGGCCAAGCTGTGTCAAAAGCTTTAGAGCTAGGCCTCGTTAAAAATCGCGATGAACTGTTCGTTACTTCCAAGTTATGGTGTACTGATGCTCACCATGACCTTGTTCTCCCAGCTCTCAAATCCACTCTCAA aaatctGGGATTGGGGTATGTGGATCTCTATTTGATTCACTGGCCAGTAAGGTTGAAACAAGACGTTGAAGGCCATAACTTTAAAGGTGAGGATACAATTCCTTTTGACATAAAAGGAACATGGGAATCTATGGAAGATTGTTATAGATTGGGCATAGCAAAGTCTATTGGTGTCAGCAACTTTGGTATCAAAAAGCTCTCCATGCTCTTagaaaatgccgaaattgctcCTGCAGTTAACCAG GTGGAAATGAACTCATCATGGCATCAGGGGAAACTTAGAGAATTCTGCAAGCAGAAAGGAATCCATGTGAGTGCATGGTCACCACTAGGAGGCTACAAACTAAGTTGGGGTTCGCCTGCAGTGATGGAGAATTTGATTCTGCGCAAAATTGCTGAGGCTAGAAAGAAGAGTGTAGCCCAG ATAGCACTAAGATGGATATACCAGCAAGGGGTAATTCCCATTGTGAAGAGCTTCAACAAGGAGAGGatgaaacaaaacattgaaatatttgattggGAATTGAACCAAGAAGAATTAGACAAAATTAATCAGATTCCTCAATGCAGACTGCTAAAGGCAGAAATGTTTGTATCTGATAATGGACCTTACAAGTCATTGGAAGAGCTGTGGGATGGCGACCCTTAA
- the LOC112421143 gene encoding methylecgonone reductase, with the protein MEAKKVPEVILNSGKKMPMIGFGTSENPSPPHEVLTSILVDAIEIGYRHFDTASVYNTEEPLGQAVSKALELGLVKNRDELFVTSKLWCTDAHHDLVLPSLKTTIKQAYFS; encoded by the coding sequence atggaaGCAAAGAAAGTTCCAGAGGTGATACTAAATTCAGGGAAAAAGATGCCAATGATAGGTTTTGGAACATCAGAAAATCCCTCTCCACCACATGAAGTCCTCACCTCAATTTTGGTTGATGCCATTGAAATAGGCTACAGGCATTTTGATACTGCTTCTGTCTATAATACTGAAGAACCTCTAGGCCAAGCTGTGTCAAAAGCTTTAGAGCTAGGCCTCGTTAAAAATCGCGATGAACTGTTCGTTACTTCCAAGTTATGGTGTACTGATGCTCACCATGACCTTGTTCTCCCATCTCTCAAAACTACCATCAAGCAAGCATATTTctcttaa
- the LOC11438088 gene encoding methylecgonone reductase: MEYCYRLGLAKSIGVSNFGIKKLSMLFESAKIYPAVNQVEMNSSWHQGKLREFCKQKGIHVSAWSPLGGYKLSFGSPAVMENSILREIAEARKKSVAQIALRWIYQQGAIPIVKSFNKERMKLNTEIFDWELNQEEFDKINQIPQCRLQKVEMFVSDSGPYKTLEELWDGDA; the protein is encoded by the exons ATGGAATATTGTTATAGATTGGGCTTAGCAAAGTCTATTGGTGTTAGCAACTTTGGTATCAAAAAGCTCTCCATGCTCTTCGAAAGTGCCAAAATCTATCCTGCAGTTAATCAG GTGGAAATGAACTCATCATGGCATCAGGGGAAACTCAGAGAATTCTGCAAGCAGAAAGGAATTCATGTGAGTGCATGGTCACCACTAGGAGGATACAAACTAAGTTTTGGTTCGCCTGCAGTGATGGAGAATTCAATTCTGCGAGAAATTGCTGAGGCTAGAAAGAAAAGTGTAGCCCAG ATAGCACTAAGATGGATATACCAGCAAGGGGCAATTCCCATTGTGAAAAGCTTCAACAAGGAAAGGATGAAACTAAACACTGAAATATTTGATTGGGAATTGAACCAAGAAGAATTCGACAAAATCAATCAGATTCCGCAATGCAGACTGCAAAAGGTAGAAATGTTTGTATCTGATAGTGGACCTTACAAAACCTTGGAAGAGCTGTGGGACGGTGACGCTTGA
- the LOC120580119 gene encoding auxin-induced protein X10A has translation MGFRLTGIIRRAANQTSSKGVDVPKGYLAVYVGEEMKRFVIPISYLSQSSFQELLNQAEEQFGYDHPMGGLTIPCREDVFLDITSRLNLC, from the coding sequence ATGGGTTTTCGTTTAACCGGTATCATCAGAAGGGCTGCAAACCAAACATCTTCAAAAGGCGTGGATGTGCCAAAGGGATATCTTGCAGTATACGTTGGAGAGGAAATGAAGAGGTTTGTGATCCCAATATCATACTTGAGCCAATCATCATTTCAAGAATTATTGAATCAAGCCGAGGAACAATTCGGATATGACCATCCAATGGGTGGTCTCACAATTCCTTGCAGAGAAGACGTTTTCTTAGATATTACTTCTCGTTTGAATCTGTGCTAA
- the LOC11446573 gene encoding 60S ribosomal protein L35: MAKTYELRQKTKPDLLNQLKDLKAELALLRVAKVTGGAPNKISKIKVVRLNIAQVLTVISQNQKTALRAAYKHKKYLPLDLRPKKTRAIRRRLTKNQLSLKTDREKKKEIYFPLRKYAIKA, from the exons ATGG CTAAAACATATGAGCTGAGGCAAAAAACAAAACCAGATCTTCTGAATCAATTGAAGGATCTGAAAGCAGAACTTGCTCTCCTTCGCGTCGCGAAAGTCACCGGCGGTGCCCCTAATAAAATATCCAAAAT CAAAGTTGTTCGGCTTAACATCGCACAGGTTTTGACAGTGATTTCACAGAACCAAAAGACAGCATTGAGGGCAGCGTATAAGCACAAAAAGTACTTGCCTTTGGATCTTCGTCCCAAAAAGACCAGAGCTATTAGAAGACGTCTCACTAAGAATCAG CTCTCTTTGAAGACAGACcgtgagaagaagaaggaaatcTACTTCCCATTGAGAAAGTATGCCATTAAAGCGTAA
- the LOC11446436 gene encoding histone H3.v1 gives MGDLQIQQESMLIPHKQKQSMIIPTSSMLHHHTHNNTVKRRSPSSSSYHQPSSKKHSFDASNLTRNGFSAITLPFSLRGNALSRCVSDPCTFPDQSMPVKGPSTALQPLPPISRCISEVIDPTEVKEAVARYLNCAEKTTPESDSMRLKRMKDRLKEMKKVWDEVMEVGEENEKEQEEEEPSPDAEDKKDEKEQEQEEEPSPDAEDEKDEKEQEQEEEPSLDSFVSEDEKVISQDELGNDYEEAVSVEWVDKCLSLTFKCPCGKGYEVLICANNCYYKLV, from the exons ATGGGTGATTTACAGATTCAACAAGAATCCATGTTGATCCCTCACAAACAGAAACAATCCATGATTATTCCAACATCATCAATGCTTCATCATCACACTCACAACAACACTGTCAAACGCcgttcaccatcatcatcatcttatCACCAACCATCATCCAAGAAGCATTCTTTTGACGCAAGCAATCTCACCCGTAATGGCTTCTCTGCCATTACACTTCCTTTCAGTCTCCGTGGAAATGCTCTTAGCCGCTGTGTCTCTGATCCATGCACCTTTCCGGATCAATCCATGCCGGTAAAAGGGCCGTCAACTGCTTTGCAGCCTCTGCCTCCGATCAGCAGATGTATATCTGAAGTTATTGATCCTACTGAGGTTAAAGAAGCAGTAGCTCGTTATTTGAACTGTGCTGAAAAAACCACCCCTGAATCTGATTCAATG aGGCTTAAAAGGATGAAGGATCGGttaaaagaaatgaagaaagtGTGGGATGAAGTTATGGAAGTCggggaagaaaatgaaaaagaacaagaagaagaagagcccTCTCCTGATGCTGaagataaaaaagatgaaaaagaacaagaacaagaagaagaaccCTCTCCTGATgctgaagatgaaaaagatgaaaaagaacaagaacaagaagaagaaccCTCTCTTGACTCTTTTGTttctgaagatgaaaaagtcATATCTCAG gaTGAATTGGGAAATGATTATGAAGAAGCTGTTAGTGTGGAGTGGGTTGATAAGTGTTTAAGCCTTACTTTCAAGTGTCCATGTGGCAAGGGATATGAGGTTCTAATCTGTGCAAACAATTGTTACTACAAGTTGGTCTAG
- the LOC11445400 gene encoding auxin-induced protein 6B — translation MGFHFNSILRGSVTARQATSKSVEVRKGYVAVYVGEKLVRFVVPVSYLNQPSFQDLLSQSEEEFGYDHPMGGLTIPCTEDVFQHIISSLNGL, via the coding sequence atgggTTTCCATTTCAACTCTATTCTAAGAGGATCGGTAACAGCTAGACAAGCAACATCAAAATCTGTAGAAGTGAGAAAGGGCTATGTTGCGGTGTATGTTGGAGAGAAACTGGTGCGGTTTGTAGTCCCTGTATCATACTTAAACCAACCTTCATTTCAAGACTTGTTGAGTCaatccgaggaagaatttggaTATGATCATCCCATGGGTGGCCTCACCATTCCTTGCACGGAAGATGTCTTCCAACATATAATTTCTTCCTTGAATGGACTATGA